The nucleotide sequence aactaaaAGTCTATCACCCATAACTATTATGTAAGCGCTTATAATAATCACGGGTTTATTGATGACTATGTACaactgcatatcgtactatgaatgattaACTTTTAAtattcctcatcagtttgattttgtatgtctcttacatatgttctgccggtgtaatgacatatagacaactataaatacaaatcaaacgcTAAAGGGCTTGtttgtattttgatcataactgttaggttttaaattaaggctatagtatgactaatgggggtcctgagtcgcataatgattcaacggctgtatttctctgctatagtacttgtttaaggctaaaatgagtattaactTCTGATCAGACTaatctaatactcatgataaatgattactcggctaagtgggagaatgtaagattaaatataattattatatttatatttaattgtgtagccattataatcatttatattatttggatcaaaatatattaaacctataataaattagttggtaattgttgatgggccagattaccctaattaactaattgggtttccccttgggtgtatataaggagattactagagagggattagggttagacCCTCATAACATCACACTAAAATCGCCCTCCTCTCTCTCCATTACTacgagttcttcaaccctaaagaactcggtaCTACCATCAAGAAGATACATCCTAAAGGGGAACCAGACCAATCTGACGAACATGACGTCTACTTCCCTCTCTGGTGTGGTGACTGCTAATCAGGTACACACCTCTTATTTTATTGTTTATGATTGAATCTACATcattagggtttatgttttacCCATGATCTTATGATATAATCAACAGGAAGAGGTCCGGTTAAATGGTTACCCCGTAATTGAATGCCAACAAGATTTGGGAGCATTGCACCTATGGCTGGATGAAGACTACCCGTCAATTGATTTTGTGCCAAGCTAAATCTAGCTAGGAGTGAGTTATTATAAAGGGAATGAGGGATGGATCCATTCAAATTACAATCACCCAAGAGAAATACCCTTAAACTTTTCCAATGGCCTAAGGTGTCTGGAATGCTCCCACAAAACATATTTCCTGCAGCAGAGAACTCTTCTATAGATGTAATATTCCCCAAGAAACGTGGGATTCCGCCTGTTAACTTATTATCATGAAGTGACACAATAGTAAGTTTGGAGAGGAAACTTATCTCCTTAGGTATGCTTCCAACTAGCTCATTACTAGAAAGATTAATCCCTTCAAGGTTAGAACAACCAGATATGTTGGAGGGAATAACCCCACTGAACTTGTTAAGTTCAAGAGAGAGGAAACGTAGCCTCCATAGACGACCAAGTTCATGAGGGAGGGCTCCTCGAAAGCTGTTGTTAAAGAGAGAAACCCCATGGAGGAAACTGAGGTTTCCTACATGAGGAGACAAAGAGCCTTCTAGACCTTGAGAGATTAGTTGTAAATAAACCACTCGTCTATGGCGCTTCCCACATGTAACACCTCTCCAGTCACAAAAATGACGAGAATTGTTCCATGAGGTCAGAGCTCCATAGGGGTCTTTGGTGATCATTGACTTGATCTTCAGCAAAGCCTGTTGATCCATATCATTCCCGCCACCATAGGAAGCAGAGATGGTGGTGGAAGTTAGAAATATCACAAGAGCATAAACGAGGCAATGGATAGGAGAGGAAGATGATAAGCAACTAATTGGTTGTTTTAAATTCATTTTTGGGAATAATGGTAAATTGAAGATACCAATGTATCAAGCTTTGGCCATTATATAATAAGTTTTCGGCAGTTAATGTCTTAGGTGTGAAGGCATGGAAATAATGAAAAGCCAATGCCATCCACTTATTCCTCATCACGTACAGGCTACACAGtttgataaaatattttctaTTAAAATACTTTTCCTTGTAGTTTTTTAAGACCACCGTTGTGGCCCTTGTTTTGGGCGTGCTTTGGTTCAAAAACGCCTCCCCACGCCATTTAGACGGCTCCCATGGGCCATTTTTTTGGTCAAAAATCGTTGTAGCATTTTATTTTCCACGCCGTATCCATTTTTTGAAGTGGCCAATCACTTTGTGAAAAAATGATCACCTTTATCACTACGCCTCATATATGACAAAAATGACActactacccttgtatttggcttcgtatagcctcaataCAAGGGTATAAATGACATTTTCAGATCTTTATATACGTTgagtataggtcaatacgcagcgtataaaaactttgtgaaaaaatgatccctcaaacctaccaaaatgacccaaaaaagtctaatggtttatatacgctgcgtagagagctatacgcagcgtatataaaccttgttttctgtgcaatgattggtaattaggcactgagatccatggtttatatacgctgagtataggtcaatacgcaacAGCCAACAACAGTCATCCAACTCCAATTTCTTGCCGGAAATCGCAAACATCCGACCACCAAACTCAACGGAATCCAAACAATACAAGGTACCTAAGTTTTTTAATGTTATTGTTGTTTTTTAGAAGAAATAGAGTTATAGAGATGATAAAAaatgtttgaaattttatgtATTTTGATGTCTTTTGGTTATTCTAGACTTTAATAGAGTGATGTTGTTGTTTAGATGAGTTTTTGGTTGTTACAACTTAAAAGACATAACTAATCGATGATTAGGAGGTCttgaaaagaaaattgaaaattatggAGCGATAACTTATGGAGCGATTCATATGTTTACTactttagtgttgttttatgaacttatggatcGATTTATATGTTTGGATAGATTTATAAATTGAAAAGTAGCTCGagataatgttttgaaaagatttcaaaaaatgaaaacccgtacgtcgacattttaaatatgtttgtaacgACGTTTGCCTTGCTtttaatgattatataaattttagcttgatgtacttttgtttttacatgacccgacccgacctgaCCCGAACCGACCGGATCCGACCCAATATGAactgaaatttttttatatacctatgggcctaaaatctttaaaaattttcCGCACTCCCATAAAAAAATTCCTGTATCCGCCACTGGTAATATTGAGATTTATAAAGTGGAATAATAGGAAAATCTTGCTTGAAAGGGTCTTCTATAAGGGTATAACCATTCTTTTATTTGAAATCATGCCCAAAATGGTTTGATCATCTTCCTAAATGATTAGACATCTTTGGTTTCTAAAATATTAGTTCCCAACAATTATGTGAAGGCAGTATTTAATAAAGTAAAATCTTGAAATAAAAAACAAGACAAACTTTATCTAGATATCCACAGTCGAACCATGAAAGGAAGATTGtatcttttttttttggaaatatgGCTACTATttcataaattaaaaaaaaatacatgtacaaatattTTATATTATTCCAATGTGGATAACTATAGAAGTGTAGAAAACGGTTTCTAAAGAAGAACCAAGTCAGTCAACAATTCTTTAACGTCTCCTTTGGTTGATTTTCATGTGCTTGGTCGTCGGATGAATTATTGATTTTGGACATCCAACTAGATATCTTAACTGAAGTTGACTTGCGAAGAAAAATCAAGCCAACAACTCCGAAAGTCTTTAACCCCTTGTTGGGTTCGGTAtcatatttttgggaaaattacATATACCCCCCTATTTACAATCTTAATTACATATATACCCAATCTAAAATTTTAATTACATATATCCCCACCAAAGACAAATTGACAAAAGTACCCTTTGAAACATAAAAAAACCCATGGCTTTCTAATCAATCGTTGCAACTGTTTGATTTCTCTCCTGCCTTAGCGACAATCGCAGATCGGAGACGTTGTAGCCGGTCAATGTTACGGACTGGTCTATGATACTAAAAGAAGATTACTGTCAAAATGAAGGCGAAACTAGTCGACGACGATTCTGACAACCGGATTCCGTCACACGAGTTTCTCGCGAGACAAATTGCGAGAATCACAACGTTTCCTATACCAGAAGGAATTGGTTGCGCGTTGAAAGGATGAGATCCGAGTATGATTAGGAATGCAATTTGAGATAGGTATGGTTTTCAGGAACAAGGATaataatttgattaattatcaaATTAGATTGGTATCACTAACTCACTATATACAACAACTAAGAGAATGTGTTTCACATATTTACTATATTAAAACGTTTTGGTTCTGTGATTTTGATGGTAAAATTATTTGGATTTTGAGTCGGAATGAGAAGGATTGTATTTAGAGGTTTTGGTTCTGTCATGAATTTGATTGAAATTGATGAAGGAATGAAGGATTTGCTTTTTTGGCTTTGTTTTTAGAGGGCTTTTTTTTCAGGCTATCAATGGAGGAACGTTGAATTAACTGAAGCTTCTGAAGTTGATTTGGCAAGCATCAAAGAAGTTGATTGTTAATTGAGGGCAATTACGATTATGCTTTTGTATACAGGatgaatataatatatttatggTCTTATAAAAAAAGGGCATATTGGTCATTCTTTAATCTTATTTTAGTACAGTGGGCATATttgatatttttagttttttgaaaggggatatatgtaaataaaattttgggttgggtaaatatgtaatttatgAAGTTTACAGGGGGATATATGTAATTGCCCCCATATTTTTAGTACGCGATATGACGAAAGCAACACATCGCATTGCAATACTTGTGCATGGTTTGGTCAGTTCggttattatcctcaaccgaagccgaaaccaaagtcatcggttagtctattttattaaccaatcgaTTTCAGTTAATCACTTCGATTTATTCCATTAGATTGACCTTTTTTGTTTGGTCCATTTAATATTAGTTAATAGCAAAAACCATtgcttagaaatatatgaaactgaggtataaatacatgaaatgaaagttaTACGAAATGGGggatataaaatatgaaatatatgaactgtaggtataaaagctagaaatatatgaaaatacgaATAATTCGGTTCAGTTCGGTTCAGCTAATTTTGGTTTTAAACGAgagtaaaaaaaattaacaaccagtttttggttaattcggtttttaaTTTTCAGATAATCCAGTATTTGGttgatttcggttcggtttcgccTGTTTCCGGTTTGGTTAAGGTTATCGATTTACTTATTTCTCACCGATAATCGATTTTGGTTAATAACCGATAGGTGCGTGCGTGATGCGGCGGTAGACATTGCTATGGTGTGCATTTTTCGAATGGTTACATTGTTATCCTCAGCGGAATTAAGGTCATCGATTAgtatattttattaaccaatacGTTATCAGTTAATCGATTTGGTTTATTCAGTTAGGTTCACGGTTTTTTGTTTGATTCGTTTAATTTCGGTTGATAGCCAAAACCAAACTTGGGCTAAAACTTTTGATTAGAAATACAGGAAAtttaggtataaatacatgaaataaatGTATAGGtacatgaaatggaggtataaatacataaattaggggtataaatatgaaatacatgaactgAAGGTATAAAAGTtcgaaatatataaaaatataaatagttCGGTTCAGTTAATTTTGATTAAATGAGGATATAAAAAAATCGATAACTATTTTTGGCTAGGAAtgataggaagcaataggattatgacatgtggcaaaatttaaaaaaaaagttattttagtcaattttatccaATCATCTCCCTTCTTCTTTCtctgtaacttcaaaacccaccatttacaacattttcttcactttctatctcaataatcagtACATTATAATGCGATTTCGTCACCAATAAATGATTCAAACAcacaatcaacgtgttcttcaaagtctttgaagaaacccagtttaattcCATACAATATCTCATatttcccgtgattttgaagcgaatcactcaATTCATTCCATTCAATCACTGAGAAGTGCTTCTAGCATTCAAACCCtagcaaaattagggtttatctacgcagcg is from Helianthus annuus cultivar XRQ/B chromosome 9, HanXRQr2.0-SUNRISE, whole genome shotgun sequence and encodes:
- the LOC110875801 gene encoding LRR receptor-like serine/threonine-protein kinase EFR; the encoded protein is MNLKQPISCLSSSSPIHCLVYALVIFLTSTTISASYGGGNDMDQQALLKIKSMITKDPYGALTSWNNSRHFCDWRGVTCGKRHRRVVYLQLISQGLEGSLSPHVGNLSFLHGVSLFNNSFRGALPHELGRLWRLRFLSLELNKFSGVIPSNISGCSNLEGINLSSNELVGSIPKEISFLSKLTIVSLHDNKLTGGIPRFLGNITSIEEFSAAGNMFCGSIPDTLGHWKSLRVFLLGDCNLNGSIPHSLYNNSLLARFSLAQNQLTGSLHPAIGAMLPNLVGIQLRGNHLTGPLPVDYIIRSWVKHKP